attttttatattttcttaacaTGTTGTAAATACAAaacaatattaatacaaatatacaaaaaatcTATTTCAAACTTTGTAGTATTTTAATCgccaattttctttttcgatcttTTTACTACTAATGAGTGGAAAACTTTTTAACaagtattttgaataaaaaaaaaatacaacgaaaaaccaatttttttattctaataatatataatatgcaTCTCTTTGCAAAACATGCATTTACAATTCGAAAACAGATATTTGATAGAAGAATTGTATTAAGATTTATGGGTAAAAGTTAAGGAAAGCATTTTTAATAATAGCTTacgataacaaatttctaatgTTTGCAGGTAacatattgtaaataatatgtCGTTAGAAAATATGGGAACCTTGACATTTTTACGAGTGATGAGGAGATATAGTTATGCCTTATCGAATCCTCAGTAAATACTACAGTAAATACACAGAATGTTCCCGATTGTGAGAATTTAAGTATATAAGTTCATACAGATACAGTGGTGTACTTACAAAGCTAATACTTTGTAAATTAAACAATAAGAGTGGATTATTGTGTTGCTTCATAGTTAACCATCCTGAGAGATGAAAGAATAGAAATACATTACGATTGTATTCGTGGACTACGTACGAAAAACGTAGGCAACTAATACGAGATATCGCGAGCATATTCAAACAGGGATTATAAATGATGTGTCAGGGTAGTTATAAAGTGATATATTACTAATAATTGCAAGAGTGTTATTTTTTGATAGATCTATACAAAATTCCAAGATGAAAAAAAGGTTCCTTAACCTGAAATGAGTCGCACAGTATTTTATAAGTATACATGTTTTAATGATTGAGATTTTATTAGAGcaagaatcgaatcgaatattaAAGAAAGGTATTTCACAAAGAAGTGACTTAGTGTCAATTATATGTACATTAGAACCTCGATTATCCGTATTAGTAAGTAAACAAGATTGTTCGGAtaggggaatttttggataactATTCTGAAATTGATAATATCATATTTTTTATAGAATACCATAAACCCATGTAGtatataaacaaaattcaatGGTTTCATTTATATCGTCGATTTATTAGAAATTCGTTGCGGTGGTATTGGGTAAACGTTATAGTTAGTCTTCATAAAACAAAATGAACTCTGCTCACATTCTACTTATGTACCTATAGTGCTATACGCTATTTAAAAGTGTAATCCAACCTTAGAGTGTTTAAAATCGATCTTTTCTTAACGTTACGTTTCTAGATAATTAATAACTATGATTATTTGAAATTGACACACtctattatacaaaatattaaactaaCTATTGCACACGTATGTGATGTTTAGAAAAATGTGAccaattttgtatttataatcGTAACGATCTATCAACTTTGCTAATATTTCTATAATATTCTAAGTATTATCTGGTGTAATGTTATAaacataataataacaaaataaaataatatttatacatttgaaATGAAAAGTATAACAACAATAAATTACTCGAACGTTTACGACATGCGTGGCATGTTGTTTCCAAATTTAGTACGTAGAAGTTATCACACCTATATCACGTATCAGTATAAAAAAACGCGCCAACCATAAAACAAATGGGTTTGACTTATTTTACATACTCGTACTTACCTCAGCAACTATAGAGCAACGGATAAATCAATAAGAGCCGCAAACTTGTTAACATTGTACAATAAAAGTGATGATTAATTCTCTTCGATTAAAATAAGCGTTTGCTATACCGACACCTAAAGGCCGCAGGTGCCCCATCTCTGGTTTAGATCCGTAACTAATAAAACTATCGAACGAAATAGCAAGTACACGttttaaaatattacgaaaaaacaaaatataatcGACACACACAgtgaattttatgaaaaatatttcaagtacTGTATTTATGTCTTCTTGGGTCTTTGTCATTTGTTTCATCCAATTTCATGATTAGTATCAAAACGAAGGTTAAATTTCAATAACGTGTCGAAGATGATGATGGTCACTTCGAGCAACCATTATTGCAACACAAAATAAACTGTATAAACTTTGTTTGTAtaaacttttttcttatttttatattcaGAATTCATACCTACGGTACTTTTCACGTACCAACAGATACCCTGAACAGTAATCGTAATCAGTATTTCTAAGGTTgcagtaataaaaaaatattttttaaacgcgcATGCCAAATTTTAAATCGTAGTGATTACGCCCCTATTTATTTTCTGAAACTTGCAAATTAACAGATGTAGTTTTTTAAGGAAGTAAAAATACAATATCCACACGACATTATTATCTAAGCGCCTAATTTCTATTGTGCAATACTTTTGTAAGTTATTCAGCAATCATAAGATCCGGATTCAAATCCCGGTTGAGTAATCCGATtgatcgattctttttctcttatatgccctatataataaataagttcCTAATCAAATTTTACAATACAAATGTCATTCGTCGATTAGTAGCGAATGTTATAAAATCTTATGAACTAACACTTTCGATGTTTAAACTTAAATATACAGTATAGAAAGGAGgatgaagataagaaatagaaacatctattatacaaaagattttaattacaaaatcatTACAATATATACATTACGAGATGACTAGTCGAGCTACAAAAAAGCAAACCCATCTTCTTTCCAATTATAGTTGAATAATATCAACATTCcattaaatttatattgtaaAACTATTCAATTTACTAGTAATTTAAAAGTCGTACAAATCAATAACCGTGGTAATTATAAGAATTGCACCTGTCGTTATCTTTCACGAAACGTTAAATGTAACGTGCACCAAATTCAGGCGCAATTCAGATTCGCGTTAAGATTAATTCAGTACCCATTTGATTGTCGTTAGCGATAAAATGTCGTACATGATGTAATGAATGAAAATCAACGATACAACTttgtcgaagaaaatgaaaaaattaaacgaaacaccGAGAGTGTAACGTTCTTATTTTGCTAATAGTAAGCAACGTAATGTCGCATACATAAATAAACGACCAGTACAAACACGAGCGACAATCACTATAAGTCAGATCGAACTTGATTGGACACTCAGGACCGCTTCTCTAATTTGAAATATGCTCTAATTAGGAACGACTCCCACTTTTACGCAATGCAATCTTACCTCCCTGTTCAGGATAAAGCTTGCGTTTGCGCGGTTGAGAGACGAAAAATAGAATGGTGAGGGAAGCCACCAAATAGCATGGAGGGGATAACTATGAGCGGTAGCTatgagcggccaattgattaTGATCTGATCTAAACCTCTTTAAGGATGAAAAAGTACAGGAGCAACCTTAACGGCAGGTTTGATAATCGCTACTGGTTCCCTGTGAACAACTGCATTGAATCCATTCACAGGATCTGCTGTGTACTCGACAATCCTTCTCGTACCGTCAGCTTCGATAAAACTATAGCTACCGCTAACAACGTCGCCGTTTCTGCTTTCGTGTTGGCTTTTCGAATCCCCGGTCAGACTATCCTGTACATCGTAGGCGTAAGTGTATTGCGGATGAGGATCGTAATTATTTAGCCCTTGGTCCACGTGCGCGAGTTTAGCCACTGGCAAAGCTGGCACGGCTATCGCAGCACCTCTACATGTCGCGAATACTCCAATCGCCATTACGATGAGTACTTTCTGTAACATtataaagttatacgttttattattttattaattgctATTTTACATAAGTAAAAGAGTATCTTGGTCTAAAAGATCTTTCGATCGGTATATTTTCTCAGTCACTCGTATCAACGCGAAATTCGTAAGACTGAAAATTCGAAAAGGTTTATCGATTATAAAGTTCAGAGAAGCTTACTCTtaattcttttttctgtttCCTCCCTTCGGGAGGCAAAACTGATTCAACGGCTAGAAACAATGAAGAAAGTTCATACAAAGATATATTCTATTTCACCTTGTCGACGAGATACAGTGAGTTTTACGTTGTTAGTAATAATAATCCGTTCAACTGTTTATAAACAATGTCTAATTTCTCACAATTCATATCCTCTCGTAATAAATCGGTTTAATTCGTCCGTTTGATCGAAGTAAAACTTATCTGTGAAAATACTCTGTTGAGACTTATTCAAACGTTCTTATTTTGCTAACAGTAAGCAACGTAATGTCGCATACATAAATTGCATTGAATGCAAAAATAGAGTTATTCTAATTTCAAAAAACAAATAACGCTGTATTTTGTACACAAGACGAAATGGAATATTACTCATGTGGAACTCATATGTTTATATGAACTTTTTTCATGTTTTCAGGTGCTGAATAAGCTCCTGAAGTATTGCCCACTGATTAGATTTACCCTGTATGGTAACCAGTTGTGACAGTTTCCGCTAGAAGGCGCAACCAATCAATGCTATTATCGCAAGTTGTCACTCCACCCCCAATTCCCgtatatgaaagaaaaaaattaattttttttatttcattttctgaaACTATatgtattcgaaaatatttctacctGTAAACGTTTAAAGAGAACGTTGTTTTTTTCGAAAACAGAGCCACGGGTGAGAAAGAGACCAATtgtatttctcattttctcctGTAAAGTCACGTCCTATCCGAGTGTACAGTAAAGTCTCTCCATATGTGAAAAAGATTCTACTCCTCGAGTAAAATTTGTATCCCCACTACTAGAAGGATGTGCTCATGGAGCTCAGTCGTATAGTTTAATTTCATTTGCTATTAAATATCCGTGTGAGGGAACTAAGTATGTTTAATGTTACTTAAACAGAAAAGAAGTTATGTTTAGTGTTACTTGAACAGGAGAGAAATAAGGAGTTTTGTCCTCTAAGCTAGAGCAGAAATCAGAAACGGTTTCGACTCTACTTTTTATGGAAATGTAAACAAACCTCAATCAGATACTGGAGAAGAATGAAGTCGGTATAGGTACATATTGATGAAATAATGCATATGTAGGTACTAATACGAtagtaaaattttcttactaataataaattatttttcaatgaaaatttcacCCTCATATTTGTGACACttttctaattaaaataaaactaaacacaataatattattaagattatatttaataatctaATAGTTATTTTTACCAATTCAacatgtataataaatatagttAAAACTAtatgatattttaaaaaataattaataataataaaattgtataattgaaTTAGTATGAGCCTCGCCGATACGTCTTTGATATCTGTCGACTAgtcctttctattttttttcgctCATTGTCCTTTTCTATGTTCGATGCTATCAGGGATGAAAAAAAGTGATCTTTTGGAGAGACTTTACTGTACTACGATTTTCGCCCCACTTACGAACATACAGTAATTACATTTTCATCATCCCTATTATCGTTGTAtcgacaatatttaaaatttagttCCTTTCATTTCTTACATGCTTGAGGTATATACTACTACTCTCTTTTGTATCACTCGTATAATATTGATATAATAAACGGTAGAAAACATTTTATCTTAACTGTATGATATTATTACAGACACGTATTTAAGAACACTATTAAAGTTCACGCGTATGGGATTTCTTTTGAATTTGTAAACCTTGCAGTCAGTTACTGTTGATTTGTTCATATGTCTAGATCGTGTATATGCCaaaattaaaaacgaataattaaagatGAATGTCGAATAAATTTCTATGCTTATTAATTGTTCTTTCGAACGTTGGAAACTTTCTCACCATGTAaaacttgaaatattaaaaaattcgttACTTTTACTAACGAATATCTAACGGGTAGTTGTTAGAAATGGTGTAAAAGTCAATGCAAGGAGCTCTACCGAATGTCATTCTCACCTGGATAACCATGCTGATTGAGTTTAAGGTAACCTTATGGTCGAACGAAAGTGAAGAAAGGAACTGACTGTTTGGGTTCCAGTGACAAAGGTATTTATAGGAACCACGGGGTGGTCGTTAGTCGTGCGTGAATCAATGCTCATCGCAACCCTCGATGCATCGCAAACAGCTTCGAAGTCGTCTAAGTACGTGACTCGCTTCCATCGCCGAAGCAAAAGTTTCGCTCTCGTTCTGGACTTTCCACACGCGTGCATTGAAGAGAACAGCTTTCAAAATCTCGAAAGCACTGTATTTCGTCAACATCGGCTGCACtttaattcgaaatttttaaacatCAAACCCGATCAGACCGTGTACGTTTAAAACCATTCGAAAGAGATATTTATCGTCTTCTAATCTCTCAAAATCAGTATACTTCAAGCATCGTAAAAAAATAGTAGCGTAGCAAGACATGGAAAAGTCCATTAATAAATAACGTcatggtgtgtgtgtgtgtgtgtgtgtgtgtatatatgcaGCTAAGATCGCAAAAATCCTCGTATTGTTCTTTCGAGGGATAATAAACCTATttgtgtataaaaataaaatacatctcGAAGTGGATAAAACGGAAAACAATGAGAATCGTAAAACCACGACTTCGAGGATATAGTGGAGTGTTAACCGTTTAATCGTACGTGTTTGTAATTCGGAAATGTATATTTTCGACATAAATCTCAAACGTCTCGATTTATCGAGGCGTGCCGAGAATATGTCCAAAAGCTACAACGAAACGGTATATAAAGTACCCGTTACACGGTTGAATAATAAAACAATCGGACAATCGTCTACACAAAGTTAATAAATTACCCAAATGCTTCAATCTTCTCCAAAGCAAGATTCGAACGTTCAACACGTGTCGTGTGCGGAACCCTTATTGCTGCGTTTATTAAATGTATTCGTCGAACGTTTTTCGCACTTGGTGTTCTACGTGACCACGTGCTCATAAGCGCCTGCAATGTTAAAAGGATCAACAGTTTCAGCCATCTATTATGTAAATGAGATATTCGGTGAATATTCGACTGCGTTAAACTGAAGAAATTCTCGTGTCCCCGACATTTGAATTGCCACCCTCAATTTCCACGAATGCGATCCCCTAATTGTTTCGAGAAGTATACTTGCCACTTAGGAATATCGCAGAAAAAAAGAATGGACATCGTGAAATACGAAACATTAAGGAAAACAAGATAAAATCGGTCGATAATTCTTCCAGCTCACTACTGCTGTGCTTTCACTGTTGCGTAATTCGGTGTGGTTACAGGCCCAGTTGTAAGTGTAACATTTCCGTCATGCGAGCACGAAACGCAGAGAATACTAATCGCAAGCAACAGAGACCACCTGCTCAGGAATGCTCGCATTTCgctttcaaatttgaaattatattcTTTGATTTTCCGCTTGTTcgtcgattgatttttttttttttttttttttgtcacgtgACATAAGACACTGTTGGTTTTGTTTAATTACCAATAACTTTTAATCGATATCCGGTATTAGCCACCTATTCTTGGCTGAAAGAAGGGATGCCGAGTTTGCGGGAGTATAATTTGAAGTAACTACTTTCTGTGCATACGCGTCGTTAAACATAAAGGTAAACAGTGAATAGTATcttgaaaaataaagtaaagaaTGTAACTAAAGATAAGATAATACAGGGTCTCTCAACAGAAACAAAATACTTAATCAAACCTTCAGTTGCGACATTATGAAATGTCTCAAACGTAATTCAAGTAGTATCGAAGGACGAGTACGATATAGGGAAACAGTTCTTTTTTCTAAattagatttttttaaattatcaaagTTATCGGTGTTTAATTGAATGGAAGTACCTCcgcatataattttttttctcctaccTGTTTCAACTGACGTTGTCCTGCATTTATACATGGAGAATAATACGATCTTTGGATAACCTTAAACGGCtacttaaacaattattacactCTTGCTAcaggtattattattattattattattattaagtctttatttaattataaaatactacACATATTTCAACAAAGGAGAATGACATTTGTGCAAAAATAAAGTATCGGTAATTTTTAGaataaagattaaaaaaattatatttccatataacttttttacattaaatgtaatataacataataaaacaaaagttttaggaaaaataattgaataaaaatattcatattatttcttaattagtatataaataaaatttcgaactaaaaattttattttcgttgaagttatttaaaaaaaagcaaATTCTTGTTTTACcaagataataaaatttatgtttAACATAAAGTATTCACAATTTATGACCAAAACTAGTTTTAGAGTAGAAACGAAAAGACttactttaattattttaattataaaggaatttaattaatttttttaaaaacttcCTGCGCTGGACCTTCTTGATGCAAAGCCTgtttattgtataaatataaagctcatattatttttgtaacatACTCTGGTATTACTGATTCTTTTTCTCCAGATCtgaacaattaatttttattctgctTTATTATATTCATCAACAGCTTTTGCAATCACAGCTTCAATAATACCTGTTGGACACTTGCACCAAATCATAAGACAGTAGTATCATATCAAAGAATTCTTCTTCTTGGTTTTATATTGCATTACCTGACGGTCATTAACAATAAACATTGAGATTGTGCCAACTAAATTTTGCAGAATAGATCAATGTCCTTGATGAATTTTATGATGTGCTTCATACGATGTTAGTGTAGTATCTAAATGAATGCCATTTTTTTACCTTTCTCGTTCAAAATTGCTGCATTTGTACAGTATGTGATTTGTAGTCAATGATTGGTTTGCACAATGGGTGCCCTAAAGTGGTTTTCTTTTGCTAAAAACATAATCGTGTATCAGTCTAAAGTGTCCACTCCTTAATCTGGGCattatgtatttttcttttccattcaTGTTACAGTTCTGTAGAAAATGGCTGGATAAAATGGAGTAGTTTGATAAAAGAGGTTACTCAATGATATGCACAATGTTATATTTCCATTGCTGGCTGTCTCGATGTGTTTATAGAAACTGTAGACAATCGGCGATCCAATGTTTACGCAAAGGCTGTCGTAGACGTGTGACTATAGGTGACAATCATTCAACAGTAGCAATAATTTCTTGCAAAAATCTTGGAAACTACGGCCGAGCGGCAATTATATGTacaagaaaaaattattcaaaatgttgatttctacaacatatttaaaaatcaatGAAATCAGTgagacccccccccccccccccttctaaataattaccataTTTTCTACAAGCATGAGCTTTTATTACTTCTTCAAAGACATTTTGAGACATACATACTAAGAAAAACTGACTGCTGTAGCATTCCCCTCTCTCTATAGTATGTTTCTCTCGCAGCACCGCTCTGCTAGCCTCACAGTTCTGCTCTCCACTTACCTCTCTACTCACCTATCTCTTCACTGTTCCACTACATTGTGTACTAAGTCAGGCATATGTAAATGTTACCGCGCAACAAGAAATACGATGAAACAAAATGAGATAAAATAAAACACACCAATAGAGTGTCATTGGCGTAAATGTTAACTCAAAATATTAACTAGCAATAGAAGAAATATATTCCTCACAGATTCCACAGTATGTTTCTAATAAATTCTTCGTAATAACAATTGTTAAGGACAAGtattaaaattacatataatgtttcatattttcttACCCTACAAATCTTCTGAAGAGCTACTGTCATTTTGATCTTCTTCTGTATCTGTATCATGTATGTTTAAACTTAAATCATCTATGGCAGTTTCTAATAAATTATCCTTGTccctgtattttttttctatttcctcTGTATGTGTGCAAAAGTTTTCCCATTCAGTTGGTGTTATACTATCTATTGCTTCTTGTGTAGTCGATTCCAATTCAGCAAATGTTAAcattaatgtatttttttcactgatatttctttttaattgggCCCAAACTAATTCAAATGGGTTCAGCTCATGCATATATGGAGGTAATCGTAAAGCAATACATCCATGCATTTTTAATACTTCGTCTATTAcatatgttttctcaaacattttatATCGAGCTATTAATTCTACGAGTTCATATTTATTCATAGTTGCTGCATGTGGTATGTTGTTTTCCATAAGCCAGTTTATCATGTCTGCCTTGCTGGCATACTTACCCGGTGGTTTATTTAACACCACGCAATGGTAAGGTGCATTATCCATTACCACTACAGTATTTGAAGAAATATTTGGCAACAGTTTTTCAAGAATCCACTTTCGAAACTTAGTTGCATTCATTTGTCCATAGTAATCACCACTTGTGCTATTGGCTTTAAAAATGAGTCCTGCATTAGGTACAAATCCATTTTTACCACCCGCATGTACAATTATTAGGCGATCAGATAAACTGGTATTTTTTAATGTCCCTAattcttcttcgttttgccAACATTTACCAAATGACAGATTGATGTCCACCCATGTCTCATTGATGAAAATTATATCTTTGTTTTCCATCCTGTAATAGTGTaatcttttcaaatattttcctctCCAAGTCACTAAGTCCTGTCTTTCAAGTAATATTCTTCTGATGCTGttgcattttttccatttatatcccaTAGcctttaataatttataaagtgTACTTATTTCCCATGGGAAATTGATTTCTTCGCGGATGGCAGCTAATAATTTTGAACCACTTGGCATTATTTTCTTCTCTACATAAaaactgtatataatatttctgaTTATTGTTTTGTCTTCTTCTgaacaatgaaatttgtatTCTAAACACTTTGGTCGTCTTCTTCCCGGTGTTGGCAGAACTTCTTCTCCAGAATTTGAACATTCATGTTTGATTCTACTTACTGAAGTTATTGATAAACCAGTATATTCTGCAGTGCGGAGATTTGGTTTGTGCAATGGAAAAAGCAGTTTACATTGCAATGCTTCCTCCTCACATTTCTTTGCAATTCTTTTTACCATTGTCCGTGCTTCACTACGGACAGTTTGTCCCTTCTTATGTGTAGAcattatatacatacgtaatttaatgtaataaaattattatattttagcaGTACATTAATGCTACACTAACGTTACACTTTAGATTTAACACTTAATATTATAACTTATATTAATCAATCCttagttataatattataataaaaaacgCATACACAAGAACTATATTACAAAAATCTAACACTAGGAATATGGAATTAAATTAACTATACTTGACAATGTTTGTAGAATGATAACTCTacataacaaaaaatttttgaaatgtcGTTTATCTAACGGCAAAACGTCCACTCTAGCAAAACATTGTGTACC
The Ptiloglossa arizonensis isolate GNS036 chromosome 3, iyPtiAriz1_principal, whole genome shotgun sequence genome window above contains:
- the Cpr4 gene encoding cuticular protein 4 gives rise to the protein MVIQKVLIVMAIGVFATCRGAAIAVPALPVAKLAHVDQGLNNYDPHPQYTYAYDVQDSLTGDSKSQHESRNGDVVSGSYSFIEADGTRRIVEYTADPVNGFNAVVHREPVAIIKPAVKVAPVLFHP